A genomic stretch from Chitinophaga lutea includes:
- a CDS encoding sterol desaturase family protein, with translation MIDFFEHIPSSYRTAMLVAGLVLLWLIEGVIPRFRFSGNKYRHAGTNLFFTLTTAMVNLGFAFLIVKASEWTAREQFGLLYWLKLPVWAHAIAALLMLDFIGAYLVHFIQHKIAWMWHFHKIHHTDTAVDTTTALRHHPVESVFRVIALFVGIVTMGAPIWMVMLYQTISAFMSQFNHANIHLPGWMDKTLSWIIVSPDMHKVHHSRYQPETDSNYANIFSIWDRLFGTFVTVKDTTSLRYGLDEYQDARYQQIGPLLKTPWEEVPERDQQPGLQQ, from the coding sequence ATGATCGACTTTTTTGAGCATATACCATCTTCATACCGTACCGCCATGTTAGTGGCCGGGCTGGTATTGTTGTGGCTCATCGAAGGAGTGATCCCGCGGTTCCGGTTTTCGGGGAACAAATACCGGCATGCCGGCACCAATCTCTTTTTTACGTTAACGACCGCCATGGTGAACCTGGGATTCGCCTTTTTGATCGTCAAGGCCTCGGAATGGACAGCACGGGAGCAATTCGGGCTCTTATACTGGCTGAAGCTGCCGGTGTGGGCGCATGCCATTGCCGCGCTGCTGATGCTCGATTTTATAGGCGCTTACCTGGTTCATTTCATCCAGCACAAAATCGCCTGGATGTGGCATTTCCATAAAATCCACCATACGGACACGGCGGTGGATACCACCACGGCGCTGCGCCACCACCCGGTGGAAAGCGTGTTCCGCGTGATCGCGCTGTTTGTGGGCATTGTGACCATGGGTGCGCCCATCTGGATGGTGATGCTCTACCAGACGATTTCGGCGTTCATGAGCCAGTTCAATCACGCCAATATCCACCTGCCGGGCTGGATGGACAAAACATTGAGCTGGATCATCGTGTCGCCGGATATGCACAAAGTACACCACAGCCGGTATCAGCCGGAAACGGATTCGAATTATGCCAATATATTTTCTATCTGGGATCGCCTCTTCGGTACGTTCGTTACAGTGAAAGATACCACCAGTCTGCGTTATGGGCTGGATGAATACCAGGATGCGCGTTATCAACAGATTGGTCCCTTGCTGAAGACTCCCTGGGAAGAGGTGCCGGAACGTGACCAACAGCCGGGCTTGCAACAATAG
- a CDS encoding lipocalin-like domain-containing protein translates to MKKLNLFAGCWLLLAACQAPVSGEKEKDSVAVTDSTELVDTLPADSVTVIPADTAVIVDSTLVPGRWLQPVQGIDSVMQGFNLRKNGKAESVNMHSRLYDKWKLQQDTLLLWSHAEGDKEPVTEIDTLVIKMLNDTSLVVFPTNAAPGYLEKYTRKKGSRKGK, encoded by the coding sequence ATGAAAAAACTCAACCTGTTTGCCGGATGCTGGTTATTGCTGGCCGCCTGCCAGGCGCCGGTGTCGGGCGAAAAGGAAAAAGACAGTGTAGCCGTTACCGATAGTACGGAGCTGGTCGACACACTGCCGGCCGATTCGGTGACCGTGATTCCTGCAGATACCGCCGTGATAGTGGATTCCACGCTGGTCCCGGGCCGCTGGCTGCAGCCGGTGCAGGGAATAGACAGCGTGATGCAGGGTTTCAACCTCAGGAAAAACGGGAAAGCGGAATCGGTGAACATGCACAGCCGCCTTTACGATAAATGGAAGCTGCAGCAGGATACGCTGCTGCTTTGGAGCCATGCTGAGGGGGACAAAGAACCGGTGACGGAGATCGATACGCTGGTGATCAAAATGTTGAACGATACATCGTTGGTGGTATTTCCAACCAATGCAGCTCCGGGGTACCTGGAAAAATATACAAGAAAAAAAGGTTCAAGGAAAGGGAAATAA
- the thiS gene encoding sulfur carrier protein ThiS, which translates to MEVLVNNKLYAVQPDTTVAALLQFIQLPTKGIAVAVNRSVVPRAAWDATTLSPADKVMIIQATQGG; encoded by the coding sequence ATGGAAGTGCTTGTAAACAATAAACTTTATGCAGTGCAGCCGGACACTACGGTTGCTGCACTCTTACAGTTTATTCAGCTCCCCACCAAGGGCATTGCGGTTGCGGTTAACCGCAGTGTGGTGCCCCGCGCCGCATGGGACGCCACCACACTGTCGCCGGCCGACAAGGTCATGATCATCCAGGCCACACAGGGAGGGTAA
- the thiC gene encoding phosphomethylpyrimidine synthase ThiC, with the protein MQNTTISRAPLPASQKIYVPGQLHNIRVAMREITLTDTRLQGIEETNAPVTVYDTSGPYTDPAIDIDVHKGIPRLRETWITGRNDVEALPAFSAPQQTKFEHLHLPLKAAPGRNVTQLHYARQGIITPEMEYIAIRENQRAAGGSKTRLITPEFVRQEVASGRAIIPSNINHPEAEPMIIGRNFLVKINANIGNSAVTSGIEEEVEKAVWACRWGADTIMDLSTGKNIHETREWIIRNCPVPVGTVPIYQALEKVNGKAEALTWELFRDTLIEQAEQGVDYFTIHAGVLLRYVPLTAKRTTGIVSRGGSIMAKWCLAHHKENFLYTHFEDICEIMKAYDVAFSLGDGLRPGSIADANDEAQFAELETLGELTKIAWKHDVQVMIEGPGHVPMHLIKENMDKQLEHCHEAPFYTLGPLTTDIAPGYDHITSAIGAAMIGWFGTAMLCYVTPKEHLGLPNREDVKTGVITYKIAAHAADLAKGHPGAQHRDDALSKARFEFRWEDQFNLSLDPDTARSFHDETLPAEGAKIAHFCSMCGPHFCSMKISQEVRAAGLKEQSERFAAAGGEIYS; encoded by the coding sequence ATGCAAAACACCACCATCAGCCGGGCGCCTTTGCCCGCATCTCAGAAAATTTATGTTCCCGGGCAGCTGCACAACATCCGCGTTGCCATGCGGGAAATAACGCTTACGGATACACGCCTTCAGGGCATTGAAGAAACCAATGCGCCCGTCACCGTGTACGACACCAGCGGGCCGTATACCGACCCTGCAATCGACATCGACGTGCACAAAGGAATCCCCCGGCTGCGGGAAACGTGGATTACCGGCCGCAACGATGTGGAAGCGCTCCCGGCCTTCTCTGCACCGCAGCAAACGAAGTTCGAACACCTGCACCTGCCGCTGAAAGCAGCGCCGGGCCGGAACGTGACGCAACTCCACTACGCCCGCCAGGGCATCATCACCCCGGAAATGGAATACATCGCCATCCGGGAGAACCAGCGCGCCGCCGGTGGATCTAAAACACGCCTCATCACGCCGGAATTCGTGCGGCAGGAAGTTGCCTCGGGCCGCGCCATCATTCCCTCCAACATCAACCACCCGGAAGCGGAACCGATGATCATCGGGCGCAATTTCCTCGTTAAAATCAACGCCAACATCGGCAACTCGGCCGTTACCTCCGGCATCGAAGAAGAAGTGGAGAAAGCCGTGTGGGCCTGCCGCTGGGGCGCCGATACCATCATGGACCTGAGCACCGGTAAAAACATCCACGAAACAAGGGAATGGATCATCCGCAACTGCCCCGTTCCGGTGGGCACCGTGCCCATCTACCAGGCGCTGGAAAAAGTGAACGGCAAAGCGGAAGCCCTCACCTGGGAGCTTTTCCGCGACACGCTGATAGAACAGGCGGAGCAGGGGGTAGACTATTTCACCATCCACGCAGGCGTACTGCTGCGTTATGTGCCGCTAACCGCCAAACGCACTACCGGCATCGTTTCCCGCGGCGGTTCCATCATGGCCAAATGGTGCCTGGCGCATCACAAGGAAAATTTCCTCTACACCCACTTCGAAGACATCTGCGAGATCATGAAAGCCTACGACGTAGCCTTTTCTTTGGGCGACGGCCTGCGGCCCGGCTCCATCGCGGACGCGAACGACGAAGCACAGTTTGCGGAACTGGAAACGCTGGGCGAGCTCACGAAAATCGCCTGGAAGCACGATGTGCAGGTGATGATCGAAGGGCCCGGCCACGTGCCCATGCACCTGATCAAAGAAAACATGGACAAACAACTGGAACATTGTCACGAAGCGCCTTTCTACACGTTAGGCCCCCTGACCACCGACATCGCGCCCGGCTACGATCACATCACCTCCGCCATCGGCGCCGCCATGATCGGCTGGTTCGGTACGGCGATGCTCTGTTACGTAACGCCCAAAGAACACCTGGGCCTGCCCAACCGCGAAGACGTAAAAACCGGCGTGATCACCTATAAGATCGCCGCCCATGCCGCCGATCTCGCCAAAGGCCACCCCGGCGCGCAGCACCGCGACGATGCCCTCAGCAAGGCGCGCTTCGAGTTCCGCTGGGAAGACCAGTTCAACCTCAGCCTCGACCCTGACACCGCCCGCAGTTTCCACGACGAAACCCTGCCGGCCGAAGGCGCCAAAATCGCGCACTTCTGTTCGATGTGCGGACCGCATTTCTGCTCCATGAAAATATCGCAGGAAGTAAGGGCTGCCGGGCTGAAAGAACAGTCGGAACGTTTTGCGGCCGCGGGAGGGGAGATTTATTCATGA
- a CDS encoding thiamine phosphate synthase, translating into MIWIVTSPERIHEEHLYLNELAAAGPVTLLLRKPGWSLEAYTGLLDRLHDHSRVMVAGFPELLQRYNVMGLHVGEAVRRTDNSRTVPSAGTPHRQASQAPVFSTSIHTPGAPAGPWNYLLLGPVFDSISKNGYSGKGHLFVAVPPNCIAIGGVQADNIRQVKSMGFCGAALLGTIWSNPAGAVKTYQTIQDLWQHS; encoded by the coding sequence ATGATCTGGATAGTCACATCCCCTGAAAGGATACACGAAGAACACCTGTATCTCAACGAACTGGCCGCCGCCGGCCCGGTTACGCTGCTGTTGCGGAAGCCCGGCTGGAGCCTGGAGGCTTATACCGGCCTGCTCGACCGGCTGCACGATCATTCCCGGGTGATGGTGGCGGGGTTCCCGGAACTGTTGCAACGGTATAACGTGATGGGACTGCATGTTGGTGAGGCGGTAAGGCGGACGGACAATAGCCGTACGGTACCATCCGCCGGAACACCGCATCGCCAGGCGTCGCAAGCGCCCGTTTTCAGCACTTCCATTCACACGCCCGGGGCGCCGGCCGGTCCATGGAACTACCTGCTGCTCGGCCCTGTGTTCGACAGCATTTCGAAGAACGGCTACAGCGGTAAAGGACATCTTTTTGTGGCCGTCCCGCCCAACTGCATCGCCATCGGCGGGGTGCAGGCGGACAACATCCGGCAGGTAAAATCGATGGGCTTTTGCGGTGCCGCATTGCTCGGAACGATCTGGAGCAATCCCGCCGGGGCAGTGAAAACCTATCAAACGATACAGGATTTATGGCAACATTCGTAA
- a CDS encoding hydroxymethylpyrimidine/phosphomethylpyrimidine kinase, whose protein sequence is MATFVMSLAGLDPSGGAGLLADIKTFEAYGLTGFGVCTALTVQTDDELHAVEWLSAAKIIAQAAPLLKKFPVRYCKIGIVAGPDAILEILPALRAIRPGLQFVLDPVLKASAGFAFHADSLRQWEQVLPHLLLLTPNYDEAVAMMNDPSGENAARKMAGHCNVLLKGGHRPGKEGWDTLYDGGGQTDFAPPAPISSMEAGSTITPGQPGAHLHQPVVYPKHGSGCVLSAAITAALANSLSLERACREGKAYTYDYLQSSPSLLGHHLFKMQQPA, encoded by the coding sequence ATGGCAACATTCGTAATGAGCCTGGCAGGCCTTGACCCCTCGGGGGGCGCGGGTTTGCTGGCAGACATCAAAACTTTTGAAGCGTATGGCCTCACCGGCTTCGGTGTGTGCACGGCCCTCACGGTGCAAACAGACGACGAGCTGCACGCCGTGGAGTGGCTCAGCGCTGCGAAGATCATCGCGCAGGCCGCGCCATTGCTCAAAAAGTTCCCGGTGCGGTATTGCAAAATCGGTATCGTGGCCGGTCCGGATGCGATACTGGAAATTCTGCCCGCTTTGCGGGCCATCCGGCCCGGTCTTCAGTTTGTGCTCGACCCGGTGCTGAAAGCCTCTGCCGGCTTCGCTTTTCATGCCGATTCATTAAGGCAATGGGAACAGGTGCTCCCGCATCTGCTCCTGTTGACGCCGAATTATGATGAGGCCGTGGCGATGATGAACGATCCCTCCGGTGAAAACGCCGCCCGTAAAATGGCGGGGCATTGTAACGTGCTGCTGAAAGGCGGGCACCGGCCGGGGAAAGAAGGCTGGGACACGCTGTATGACGGTGGCGGTCAGACGGATTTCGCCCCCCCTGCTCCGATTTCTTCAATGGAAGCGGGGAGTACCATAACTCCGGGTCAGCCTGGAGCGCACCTGCACCAGCCCGTTGTATATCCCAAACACGGCTCGGGCTGCGTGCTGTCCGCTGCCATTACAGCCGCGCTGGCGAATAGCCTTTCGCTGGAGCGGGCGTGCCGGGAAGGCAAAGCGTATACTTATGATTACCTGCAAAGTTCACCGTCCCTGTTGGGGCATCACCTGTTTAAAATGCAGCAGCCGGCCTGA
- a CDS encoding thiamine phosphate synthase, translating to MERLLYISQQTPDSSHLDNIRAACEAGCRWIQLRVKSGDVSTQATAAKIICDQYGAKLSINDHPAMAAVIGAYGAHVGLLDIPVREARQLTGEGCWLGGTANTPADALAHAAAGANYIGYGPFRFTTTKEKLSPVLGLEGYKQLMAHLREKGVAIPVLAIGGILLEDIPALMATGIHGVAVSGLITHAANKKEMVHHIQQALSCNN from the coding sequence ATGGAACGACTATTATACATCTCGCAACAGACACCAGACTCCTCCCACCTCGATAACATTCGCGCGGCCTGCGAGGCGGGCTGCCGTTGGATCCAGCTGCGGGTAAAGTCCGGCGACGTTTCCACGCAGGCGACTGCGGCAAAAATCATCTGCGACCAGTATGGCGCCAAACTTTCCATCAACGATCATCCTGCCATGGCAGCCGTGATTGGTGCCTACGGCGCCCATGTGGGCCTGCTGGACATCCCCGTGCGGGAAGCCCGCCAATTGACCGGCGAGGGCTGCTGGCTGGGCGGAACCGCCAACACCCCAGCCGACGCGCTGGCACACGCGGCCGCAGGAGCGAACTACATTGGTTACGGGCCTTTCCGTTTCACCACCACGAAGGAAAAACTCAGCCCTGTACTGGGCCTCGAAGGCTATAAACAGCTGATGGCGCACCTGCGCGAAAAAGGCGTCGCCATTCCCGTGCTCGCTATCGGCGGTATTCTGCTGGAAGACATTCCCGCCCTGATGGCCACCGGCATTCACGGCGTGGCCGTGTCGGGTCTGATCACACATGCCGCCAATAAAAAAGAAATGGTTCATCACATTCAACAAGCTTTGTCATGCAACAATTAA
- a CDS encoding thiazole synthase, translated as MQQLTIAGTTFNSRLFTGTGKFGDAATMEAAILASGSELVTVALKRIDPKDPERHDMLAWLRHPHIRLLPNTSGVRTAGEAVFAAQLAREAMGTNWIKLEIHPDPRYLLPDPIETLQAAAELVKLGFVVLPYIHADPVLCKRLEEAGVAAVMPLGAPIGSNRGLRTQDFLEIIIAQSKVPVIIDAGIGAPSHAAMAMEMGADAVLVNTAIAVAGNPVNMAAAFREAVSAGRHAFEAGLPGESRQAHASSPLLAFLDE; from the coding sequence ATGCAACAATTAACCATCGCCGGCACCACCTTCAACAGCCGCCTTTTTACGGGCACCGGCAAATTCGGTGATGCGGCTACCATGGAAGCGGCCATACTTGCTTCGGGGTCTGAACTGGTGACAGTCGCACTCAAACGGATTGATCCTAAAGACCCGGAACGCCACGATATGCTGGCCTGGCTCCGGCATCCCCATATCCGCCTGCTGCCCAACACCTCCGGGGTGCGCACCGCCGGGGAAGCCGTGTTTGCGGCACAGCTGGCGCGCGAAGCCATGGGCACCAACTGGATCAAACTCGAAATCCACCCGGACCCTCGCTACCTGCTGCCCGACCCGATCGAAACACTGCAGGCGGCGGCGGAACTGGTGAAGCTGGGTTTCGTGGTGCTTCCATATATCCATGCAGACCCGGTGCTCTGCAAAAGACTGGAGGAAGCCGGCGTAGCGGCCGTGATGCCGCTGGGCGCACCGATCGGCAGTAACCGGGGATTACGCACGCAGGACTTCCTCGAAATCATCATCGCGCAAAGCAAAGTGCCCGTCATCATCGACGCGGGCATCGGCGCACCCTCGCACGCCGCCATGGCTATGGAAATGGGCGCAGACGCCGTACTGGTCAACACCGCTATTGCCGTGGCCGGCAACCCGGTCAATATGGCCGCGGCGTTCCGGGAGGCTGTCAGCGCCGGCAGGCACGCATTCGAGGCCGGATTGCCGGGAGAAAGCCGCCAGGCTCACGCCAGCAGTCCTTTATTGGCTTTCCTGGATGAATAA
- the thiH gene encoding 2-iminoacetate synthase ThiH produces MGFETIFRQHRWDDIKAAIYSKSARDVEQALGRQQRHLDDFMALISPAAVPYLEQMAAASRLITQQRFGKTMQLYAPLYLSNECQNICTYCGFSYNNPLRRKTLTGAEILQEIDAIRDKGFEHVLLVTGEATQTVGLDYFRKVLPLIRPHFAQVSMEVQPMDEADYRALIPLGLHSVLVYQETYHEADYRKHHPKGKKSNFSYRLDTPDRLGAAGIHKIGLGVLIGLEDWRTDSFFTALHLDYLQRTYWQTRYSISFPRLRPFSGGLAPKVEMSDRELVQLICAYRLLYNDVELSLSTRESEKFRNHLVQLGITTMSAGSKTNPGGYAVDPQSLEQFEISDERSAADVAGMIRQQGYEPVWKDWEVFQQ; encoded by the coding sequence ATGGGATTCGAAACCATTTTCCGGCAACATCGCTGGGACGATATAAAAGCGGCGATTTACAGCAAATCCGCCCGTGATGTGGAGCAGGCGCTCGGCCGCCAGCAGCGCCATCTCGACGACTTTATGGCGCTCATCTCCCCCGCCGCCGTTCCTTACCTGGAACAGATGGCGGCGGCCAGCAGACTGATCACACAGCAGCGCTTCGGCAAAACGATGCAGCTGTACGCGCCCCTGTATTTGTCCAATGAATGCCAGAACATCTGCACCTATTGCGGCTTCAGCTACAACAACCCGCTGCGCCGCAAAACCCTCACGGGCGCGGAAATTCTACAGGAAATCGACGCCATCCGCGACAAGGGGTTTGAGCATGTACTGCTGGTGACGGGAGAGGCCACACAAACCGTTGGCCTCGATTATTTCCGGAAAGTGCTGCCCCTTATCCGCCCGCATTTCGCACAGGTATCGATGGAAGTGCAGCCGATGGACGAAGCCGACTACCGCGCGCTTATCCCGCTGGGCCTGCATTCGGTGTTGGTTTACCAGGAAACTTATCATGAAGCCGATTACCGCAAACATCACCCCAAAGGGAAAAAATCGAACTTCTCCTACCGGCTGGATACGCCCGACAGGTTAGGCGCCGCAGGCATTCATAAAATCGGGCTGGGCGTGCTGATCGGGCTGGAAGACTGGCGGACCGACAGCTTCTTTACCGCCCTGCACCTGGATTACCTGCAACGCACCTACTGGCAAACGCGCTATAGCATTTCGTTCCCGCGGCTCCGCCCGTTTTCCGGCGGACTGGCGCCGAAGGTGGAAATGAGCGACCGCGAACTGGTGCAGCTCATCTGCGCGTACCGCCTGCTGTACAACGACGTGGAGCTCAGCCTATCCACCCGCGAATCGGAAAAGTTCCGCAATCACCTGGTACAGCTCGGCATCACCACCATGAGCGCAGGCTCCAAAACGAACCCGGGCGGTTATGCCGTGGATCCACAGAGCCTGGAACAGTTTGAGATCAGTGATGAAAGGTCGGCCGCCGACGTTGCCGGCATGATCCGCCAGCAGGGGTACGAGCCGGTATGGAAGGATTGGGAAGTGTTTCAGCAATGA
- a CDS encoding MFS transporter produces the protein MDHQSGKIYTVQFWLLCSSNLLFSASFNMMIPELPAYLTSLGGADYKGYIIGLFTLMAGLSRPFSGKLTDTIGRVPVMVFGSVTCVICSLLYPLVSSVAAFLLLRFFHGFSTGFKPTGTSAYVADMVPFNRRAEAMGMVGLFSTIGLSLGPSIGGSIANAWGIMTMFQISAGFALLSVVILIGMKETLHNRQSFSPRLLKISKHEIFEPLVIAPVVITFLTYFSYGALLTIIPDFSAHLGLQNKGVFFTFFTASSIGIRLLTSKASDKYGRVPLLKIASALMAVSMLMIGLATSPGMLLAGALVYGVSLGINSPAVTAWTIDLGLPEHRGRALGSMYIALEAGIGLGAFFSAEWYGNNPEHFARVFYIMAIITLLATVYLFFIYRNKYVRYMRKTIRLRSKGH, from the coding sequence ATGGACCACCAGTCGGGTAAGATTTATACCGTGCAGTTCTGGTTATTGTGCAGCAGTAACCTGCTTTTTTCGGCAAGTTTTAACATGATGATACCCGAGTTGCCCGCCTACCTGACCAGCCTAGGCGGCGCCGACTACAAAGGTTACATCATCGGATTATTTACCCTGATGGCTGGTTTAAGCAGGCCATTCTCCGGAAAATTGACGGACACTATCGGCAGGGTGCCGGTCATGGTATTCGGTTCCGTCACCTGCGTGATCTGCAGCCTCCTGTATCCCCTCGTCAGTTCCGTTGCCGCTTTCCTCCTCCTTCGTTTTTTCCATGGTTTTTCCACCGGCTTCAAACCTACCGGCACGTCTGCCTACGTGGCGGATATGGTGCCCTTCAACCGCCGCGCCGAAGCAATGGGCATGGTGGGGCTTTTCAGTACTATCGGACTGTCGCTCGGCCCTTCTATCGGCGGTTCCATCGCCAATGCCTGGGGCATCATGACCATGTTCCAGATATCGGCCGGATTCGCGCTGTTGTCTGTCGTGATTCTGATCGGCATGAAAGAAACGCTGCATAACCGGCAGAGCTTTTCACCGCGGCTCCTGAAGATATCGAAACACGAGATTTTTGAACCGCTGGTGATTGCCCCGGTGGTGATCACCTTCCTCACGTATTTCAGCTATGGCGCGCTGCTGACCATCATTCCCGATTTCAGCGCCCACCTTGGGCTGCAAAACAAGGGCGTGTTCTTTACCTTCTTCACCGCCAGCTCCATCGGCATACGCCTGCTCACCAGCAAGGCCAGCGACAAATACGGCCGCGTGCCGCTCCTGAAAATTGCATCTGCCCTGATGGCCGTGTCGATGCTGATGATAGGGCTGGCAACGAGCCCCGGCATGCTGCTCGCCGGCGCATTGGTGTACGGCGTGTCACTGGGCATCAATTCCCCTGCCGTAACGGCCTGGACGATTGACCTCGGCCTGCCGGAGCATCGTGGTCGCGCCCTGGGGAGCATGTACATTGCGCTGGAAGCGGGGATTGGCCTGGGTGCGTTCTTTTCCGCCGAATGGTACGGCAACAACCCGGAACACTTTGCCCGCGTGTTTTACATCATGGCCATCATTACTTTGCTGGCCACTGTTTACCTGTTTTTTATCTACCGAAATAAGTATGTGCGGTACATGCGGAAAACCATCCGCTTAAGATCAAAAGGGCATTGA
- a CDS encoding group III truncated hemoglobin, with protein MRDIENSDDIKLMVDTFYAKIQQDALLGPVFAERIAPDAWTPHLETMYRFWGSQLLGTQQYQGAPYAKHRTLPVHAEHFDRWLQLFDATVDELFKGPRASTAKVKAASIGKIFLSKMMFERGLSGKI; from the coding sequence ATGCGAGACATAGAAAACAGCGACGATATCAAACTGATGGTGGATACCTTCTACGCCAAGATCCAGCAGGATGCCCTGCTGGGGCCCGTCTTCGCGGAACGGATCGCCCCTGATGCGTGGACGCCGCACCTCGAAACCATGTACCGCTTCTGGGGCTCACAGCTGTTGGGCACACAGCAATATCAGGGCGCACCCTACGCCAAACACCGCACTTTGCCCGTTCATGCCGAACATTTCGACCGCTGGCTGCAGCTGTTCGATGCTACGGTAGACGAACTGTTCAAAGGCCCGCGCGCTTCCACCGCCAAAGTAAAAGCCGCCTCCATAGGCAAAATATTCCTCAGTAAAATGATGTTTGAAAGAGGGCTGTCAGGGAAGATCTAA
- a CDS encoding iron-containing alcohol dehydrogenase family protein translates to MKFRNFKLVGYVIFGRGAFNQLDEIIAPHRKGDAPMIFFVDHYFEKNQPFISRIPLRGKDKVVFIDVTHEPKTVYVDRLRDELTAEFGEVSGIIGIGGGSTMDMAKAVSLMMTNPGSSADYQGWDLIKKPAVYKVGIPTLSGTGAEVSRTTVLTGPTKKLGMNSDYTPFDQIVLDPELIKNAPVNQRFYTAMDCYIHCIESLEGTYLNAFSRSYGEKALELCQEIYLKKEQWDDDADEKLMMASYAGGMSIAYSQVGVAHAVSYGLSYLLGTKHGIGNCIVFDKLEEFYPAGVKEFKQMVEKHQVEIPQHITKGLSDADFDKMIDVSMGLAPLWENALGKDWQQQMTRDRLRKLYEQL, encoded by the coding sequence ATGAAATTCAGAAATTTTAAACTCGTCGGGTACGTTATTTTCGGCCGTGGCGCGTTTAACCAGCTCGATGAGATCATTGCGCCGCACCGCAAGGGAGATGCGCCCATGATCTTTTTTGTGGACCATTATTTTGAGAAAAACCAGCCCTTTATTTCCCGCATCCCGTTGAGGGGGAAAGATAAAGTGGTGTTCATAGACGTGACGCACGAACCGAAAACCGTATATGTAGACCGCCTGCGCGATGAGCTGACGGCGGAATTCGGTGAAGTGAGCGGCATCATCGGCATCGGCGGCGGCTCCACCATGGATATGGCCAAAGCGGTCAGCCTGATGATGACCAACCCCGGTTCCTCGGCCGACTACCAGGGCTGGGACCTCATCAAAAAACCGGCTGTTTACAAAGTGGGCATACCCACCCTGTCCGGCACCGGCGCGGAAGTGAGCCGCACCACGGTACTGACCGGCCCCACCAAAAAACTGGGGATGAACTCCGACTACACGCCGTTCGACCAGATCGTACTGGATCCCGAGCTGATCAAAAATGCGCCGGTGAACCAGCGTTTCTATACCGCCATGGACTGTTATATCCATTGCATCGAATCGCTGGAAGGCACCTACCTCAACGCTTTCAGCCGCTCTTACGGCGAAAAGGCGCTGGAGCTGTGCCAGGAGATCTACCTGAAAAAAGAGCAGTGGGACGATGATGCCGACGAAAAACTGATGATGGCCTCTTATGCCGGCGGTATGAGCATCGCCTATTCACAGGTAGGCGTGGCGCATGCGGTGAGCTACGGACTGAGCTACCTGCTCGGCACCAAGCACGGCATCGGCAACTGCATCGTATTCGACAAACTCGAAGAATTTTACCCGGCCGGTGTGAAGGAATTCAAGCAGATGGTGGAAAAACACCAGGTGGAAATTCCCCAGCACATCACCAAAGGCTTGTCCGACGCTGATTTCGACAAGATGATCGACGTGTCGATGGGATTGGCCCCGCTTTGGGAAAACGCTCTGGGCAAAGACTGGCAGCAGCAGATGACGCGCGACCGGTTGAGAAAACTGTACGAACAATTGTAA